A window of Chitinispirillales bacterium contains these coding sequences:
- a CDS encoding diadenylate cyclase produces MSFREYLISDVILDIEDELKEDALYTVAKRMCKKAKIVKYKSVVEDILRREETVSSFVGQGVAIPRVCAQIETDFAIIVARNTEGINYDAARNAKANILVMVFVNKNVDENKVIELTADIATFFKDPIINNILKNEEADTISELFPSSPEYESSENKVRKEPILSSASALAREINAKAILIFADVKQDMEFLKNIRTRKQIIIVTGNKSRFADKITDYDLVQAPVSKVGGIGQVKIGILLALSRNLISREDVVVCVAGTFGKDVFNLISVVDIDKEFDFFFTHTRSLTPPDVKPEVLERVLGIATEIGVDGREGKSVGTIFVLGDTENVNSYIKQLIINPFKGYKKSERNVLDPAIEETIKEFSAIDGAFIISGDGIVVSAGSYLNPSFPNIGMIPELLSGLGTRHAAGAGITVCTNAIAIVISESNGQVTVFKNGSVVLTLSKQNGL; encoded by the coding sequence ATATCGAAGACGAATTAAAAGAAGACGCTCTTTACACGGTTGCAAAAAGAATGTGTAAAAAAGCTAAAATAGTAAAATATAAATCGGTCGTTGAAGATATTTTACGCCGAGAAGAAACGGTTTCGTCGTTTGTCGGACAAGGAGTCGCAATTCCGAGAGTATGTGCGCAGATTGAAACCGATTTTGCAATAATTGTAGCAAGAAATACCGAAGGAATAAATTATGACGCGGCGAGAAACGCAAAAGCGAACATTCTGGTAATGGTGTTTGTAAATAAAAATGTTGATGAAAATAAGGTTATTGAGCTGACTGCGGACATTGCGACTTTTTTCAAAGACCCTATAATAAATAACATACTCAAAAACGAAGAAGCGGACACAATATCGGAGTTATTTCCATCATCGCCGGAATACGAATCTTCAGAAAACAAAGTCCGAAAAGAACCGATATTATCTTCGGCTTCCGCCCTTGCACGTGAAATTAACGCAAAGGCTATTTTGATTTTCGCCGATGTAAAACAAGACATGGAATTTCTAAAAAATATACGTACCAGAAAACAAATTATCATAGTAACGGGGAATAAAAGCAGATTTGCCGATAAAATAACCGATTACGATTTGGTTCAAGCCCCTGTATCTAAAGTGGGAGGAATCGGACAAGTTAAAATCGGCATTCTTTTGGCGTTATCACGAAATCTCATTTCTCGTGAGGACGTCGTCGTCTGCGTAGCCGGCACGTTCGGCAAAGATGTGTTTAATTTGATTTCCGTCGTGGATATAGATAAAGAGTTTGATTTCTTTTTCACGCACACGCGCTCGTTAACGCCGCCGGACGTTAAACCCGAAGTTCTCGAAAGAGTTCTCGGTATCGCCACCGAAATAGGTGTTGACGGAAGAGAAGGAAAATCCGTAGGAACAATATTTGTTTTAGGGGATACGGAAAATGTAAATTCTTACATAAAACAGTTGATAATAAACCCGTTTAAAGGTTACAAAAAATCAGAAAGAAACGTACTTGACCCTGCAATAGAAGAAACGATAAAGGAGTTTTCCGCTATAGACGGCGCATTTATAATAAGCGGAGACGGAATTGTCGTTTCCGCCGGAAGTTATTTGAATCCGTCGTTTCCTAATATCGGAATGATACCGGAGCTTTTAAGCGGTCTGGGAACCCGTCACGCCGCGGGTGCAGGAATAACTGTCTGCACTAACGCAATAGCGATAGTAATTTCGGAATCTAACGGTCAGGTGACCGTTTTCAAAAACGGTTCGGTAGTCCTCACTCTTTCAAAACAGAACGGACTCTAA
- a CDS encoding septum formation initiator family protein — MKNPIFKILVAGVIIVVAFAWRQPIIYFIDKTKIQKELKEKTAEEDSLRQIVQTIKDNAEEKRKTARKLGYSKNDEIMIKIVTPDDEKESKKVKTNAFLSISAVLVFFLIITFAVSSRNNDKTKLKSE, encoded by the coding sequence ATGAAAAATCCGATATTCAAAATACTTGTCGCCGGCGTTATAATAGTGGTAGCCTTTGCATGGAGACAGCCGATTATTTATTTTATAGATAAAACAAAAATACAAAAAGAGTTGAAAGAAAAAACCGCCGAAGAAGATTCGCTTAGACAAATTGTTCAAACGATAAAAGACAACGCAGAGGAAAAACGAAAAACAGCCCGTAAATTAGGCTATTCAAAAAACGATGAAATAATGATTAAAATCGTAACTCCTGACGATGAAAAAGAAAGTAAAAAAGTCAAAACGAACGCATTCCTTTCAATTTCCGCTGTTTTGGTGTTTTTTCTTATTATAACATTTGCCGTTTCATCCAGGAATAATGATAAAACCAAA